In Argonema galeatum A003/A1, the genomic stretch TCCTCTTGCTTTACTAAAGCTTGCGCGACCACTCGTTGTTCAATACTGTAACCCTATATTTCATAACCGAAACCTCTTCAAGAGCATCACTTCAAGAGCATCAATCAATGCGGACTTTTGATATAGCCTACGAGTACCCAACTATTTATTATCCCGAAACTTTCCGTCTTGTCAACCCCGGTGGAACACAAAGCCTAAACTTTCGGGATAATCACCCCATAGGAGGATGATAGCTAGAAACATTCCGTATATTCTCCGATAACAACCAGAAACTTTCGGGATAACATACCAGATAGTCATACTATCAAGAAACATTCTGGATCTCATCTTATGGAACAACTTCCCAAAAAACTCCTTGAACAAGTAAGTGATGTCATTCGTCTGAAACATTACTCTTACAAAACGGAAAAAAGCTACATTAATTGGATTAAACGCTATATTTTATTCCATAATAAACGACATCCTAGAGAAATGGGAAGCAGTTTGCGGAAAGCGCTAGATTAGAAAGAGCAATTCGAGAAAATCTGAGGAGGTTGGGGTTATGAGTCTGTTATTACAGAAGATATTGCCAGAAATCGAACAATTGACGTTTACATAATTAGCCCGGAACTTGGAATTTATTTTTTCAGATTAGGATGATGGTTAAGGCCAACACCAAGGATAATTAGTGGAAACACCGCAACAAGTACAGCTATCATTAGTCCAGCAGCCGACTCACACTCAAACTACATGAGTTTGTTGCCAAAAGGAAAAAATGGTAACAGTCGTTGTAGTCCTCAACACACTCATCGCTTTAATCAACTTTTACATTGCTTGGCGCATTTGGAAACTCCGGCGGGTGGTAGCAAATGCAGCAAAAGGCATACTTGCAGCAGAACGCAGCACCTATAAGGTGCTGCATGGGGCACCTAATGCAATTTCCAAAGGTCAGACGGGTGTATCGGCGGTGCGATCGCGGTATCAGCTGCTGGAACTTCAGTTAAAACAATTGCAGCAAATTCTGGGATTACTCAGTCTGGTAGGCAAAGTCTGGCAAGGCCGAAGTAAACTGGCAAGGCAGCCTAAATCCCCGAAAAAAGTGTCGAAATTGTCTGTAAAGTTACGAAATAAATAGTGCTAGCGAGTGCTAGAGCAAGAGCGAAAACACTTTTGCGATCGTATACCGTACCTCAGATAAGCTGCTGTGCATCTAATTTTACAGTCAACTTTGATAAGATTCTTGTGGGATGGGCATCTTGCCCGTCCAGAGTAAAATTTAAGTGCGCGACAGCTTATCTCCCAAAGAGCGATTATTAGCTAATTTAGAAACCCGCCTAAAATGGGTTTAAGGATAGAGACTCGAAAATGTCAGATAACCGTTCTGGAGCTTTTATTGGCGGTATGCTACTCGGAGCAGCGATCGGCACAATCACCGGCTTACTAATAGCACCGCGCACCGGCAGAGAAACGCGACTTCTGCTCAAAAAATCTGCCGACGCCCTACCGGAGTTGGCGGAAGACCTTTCTACCACCGTACAGCTGCAAGCAGACCGCCTCTCCGAGACAGCAGTGCGGAACTGGGATGGCACCCTAGCGCGACTCAAAGAAGCCATCTCAGCTGGTTTAGAGGCAGGATCTAGAGAACACCAAGGATTTGAACGGACAGAAGTCGCAGCGTCTTCCGATCGAAGTCCATCTCCAGATTCGGTAGAAGATCTATACTCGAATTCGTATGCTTCAGGGACTAAGGTGGCCAACCAAAACATTACATCCACAGAAACCCTGAGAGAACCAGAAAAATAACCCTTGCTTTAAGCTCAACTCCTGTGATCAACCCCCTATTTTGGCTAGGATTTTCCATTTTGCTAGTTGCCATCAGTCTCACGGCTGTTTTGGTAGCCGCTATACCAGCTTTGCAAGAGATCGCACGCGCCGCTCGCAGCGTGGAAAAATTAGCTGAAACCCTATCTCGCGAATTGCCCCCCACCTTGTCAGCTATTCGCCTGACTGGGATGGAAATTAGCGACTTAACCGATGATGTCAGCGATGGAGTTAAAAGCGCCGGTCAAACTGTTAAACAAGTTGAGCAAAGCGTTGTCTCAGCAAAGACGCAGGCAAAAAAAGTGCAAGCTACTACCCGCAGCGTCTTGACTGGGATCAAAACCGCTTGGAAAACCTTTACTGGCCGCCAACCTAGCTCCTCAATCGGGCGGCGG encodes the following:
- a CDS encoding phage integrase N-terminal SAM-like domain-containing protein; its protein translation is MEQLPKKLLEQVSDVIRLKHYSYKTEKSYINWIKRYILFHNKRHPREMGSSLRKALD
- a CDS encoding DUF948 domain-containing protein — translated: MINPLFWLGFSILLVAISLTAVLVAAIPALQEIARAARSVEKLAETLSRELPPTLSAIRLTGMEISDLTDDVSDGVKSAGQTVKQVEQSVVSAKTQAKKVQATTRSVLTGIKTAWKTFTGRQPSSSIGRRSNPAPLPASQRNSLDFYEQSTTSSHRASDTNRELPTHRNGDPSRLDSEVYWPTDETE
- a CDS encoding YtxH domain-containing protein gives rise to the protein MSDNRSGAFIGGMLLGAAIGTITGLLIAPRTGRETRLLLKKSADALPELAEDLSTTVQLQADRLSETAVRNWDGTLARLKEAISAGLEAGSREHQGFERTEVAASSDRSPSPDSVEDLYSNSYASGTKVANQNITSTETLREPEK